The following coding sequences lie in one Methanothermobacter sp. MT-2 genomic window:
- a CDS encoding sulfate-transporting ATPase: METGADHAIVTLNLTKKFGEFCAVNTLNLKVKKGEIYGLLGPNGAGKTTTIKMLCGISKATSGKAFILGKRVPDKIVAREIGYMPQETALYDNLTIEENLEFYGEIFNLKDDKIPNKIQKLLDFINLKDWGDELVRNLSGGMKHRVSLACALIHEPKILFLDEPTVGIDPELRVSFWDYFKQLKKSGKTILITTHYMDEARHCDRIGFMRAGKLIAEDKPQQMLIKTGTESLEDAFLKIGVGP, encoded by the coding sequence ATGGAGACAGGAGCTGATCATGCTATTGTAACACTGAATTTAACAAAGAAGTTTGGAGAATTTTGCGCTGTAAATACCTTAAATTTAAAGGTCAAAAAAGGGGAAATCTACGGGCTTTTAGGCCCTAATGGGGCTGGTAAGACAACCACGATCAAAATGCTCTGCGGGATTTCAAAGGCAACTTCAGGAAAAGCATTTATCCTAGGAAAAAGAGTGCCTGATAAAATCGTGGCGCGAGAGATAGGTTACATGCCACAAGAGACAGCACTCTATGACAATTTGACCATTGAAGAAAATCTAGAATTTTATGGGGAAATATTCAACCTCAAAGATGATAAGATACCTAATAAAATCCAAAAACTGCTTGATTTCATAAATCTCAAAGACTGGGGGGATGAACTTGTCAGAAACTTGAGTGGTGGGATGAAACATCGCGTATCACTAGCATGTGCACTAATCCATGAGCCTAAGATCCTTTTTCTTGATGAACCCACAGTTGGGATCGACCCAGAACTTAGGGTCTCATTCTGGGACTACTTCAAACAACTCAAAAAATCAGGTAAAACCATCCTCATAACAACACATTACATGGATGAAGCAAGACATTGTGACCGCATAGGGTTTATGAGGGCTGGAAAGTTAATAGCAGAGGATAAACCCCAACAAATGCTCATAAAAACTGGTACAGAGTCGCTTGAAGACGCGTTCCTAAAAATTGGGGTGGGGCCATGA
- a CDS encoding ABC transporter translates to MNLRRILAVTKRVFRDIKNDKRTIGLMLIAPIFAMFVFGLAFSGNVEDIHVIVVNHDQGFQTPNGENISFSDKILSNLNNETLDIEYMDDEDKAIRKIEDGNAYAVIIFPENFTKNAYLGVEKFSPSFMRNSTVDSPFQAQIMIKDDESITTIKNSIIGAVQEAITETMKDEGIKFPVKVTQDAVYAKDADFIDSFVPGIMAFVVFLLATLLTLLAFVGERISGTLDRLMATPLQESEIVLGYALAFGTIGMIQAAFLLTVAVLVFNIMILGNVFLAFFVVALLAVVSQALGILLSSLAKREGQVIQFIPFIILPAFLLSGVFWPIEAIPRWLRPFSYMVPPTYAVDACRAIMLKGWGVSKIWPNIIALVIFAIFFLMVAVWSLKKGKD, encoded by the coding sequence ATGAATCTTCGAAGAATATTAGCCGTGACTAAAAGGGTTTTCAGAGACATTAAAAATGATAAAAGAACCATTGGATTAATGCTCATAGCCCCAATCTTTGCAATGTTCGTTTTTGGATTGGCCTTCAGTGGAAATGTTGAAGATATTCATGTTATAGTAGTCAACCATGACCAAGGATTCCAGACACCAAACGGTGAAAACATCTCTTTTTCAGATAAAATTTTATCAAATCTTAATAATGAAACTTTGGACATTGAGTACATGGACGACGAAGACAAAGCCATCAGAAAAATCGAAGATGGAAATGCATATGCAGTTATAATTTTCCCTGAAAACTTCACCAAAAATGCTTACCTAGGAGTTGAAAAATTTAGTCCATCATTTATGCGCAATTCTACAGTCGATTCACCATTCCAAGCTCAGATCATGATAAAAGATGATGAAAGCATTACAACCATTAAAAATTCTATAATAGGAGCTGTCCAGGAAGCAATAACCGAGACAATGAAGGATGAGGGTATAAAATTCCCAGTTAAAGTTACTCAAGATGCAGTCTATGCTAAAGACGCGGATTTTATAGATTCCTTCGTCCCGGGGATCATGGCCTTCGTTGTTTTCTTATTAGCAACACTCCTCACGCTACTTGCATTTGTCGGTGAGAGAATTTCAGGCACACTAGATAGGCTCATGGCAACACCACTCCAAGAAAGCGAGATAGTATTAGGCTACGCTTTAGCATTTGGGACAATAGGGATGATACAAGCGGCATTTCTCCTTACAGTGGCTGTGCTAGTCTTCAACATTATGATCCTTGGAAACGTTTTCTTAGCATTCTTTGTAGTGGCACTCTTGGCAGTGGTCTCCCAAGCACTAGGCATATTGTTATCAAGTCTTGCGAAGAGAGAAGGACAAGTAATCCAATTCATACCCTTCATAATACTCCCCGCCTTTCTGCTTTCAGGCGTTTTCTGGCCCATAGAAGCGATTCCAAGGTGGTTAAGACCATTTTCATATATGGTTCCTCCGACTTATGCAGTGGATGCTTGCCGTGCAATTATGCTCAAAGGATGGGGAGTCTCTAAGATTTGGCCTAATATTATCGCCCTTGTAATTTTCGCCATCTTTTTCCTCATGGTTGCAGTCTGGTCCTTGAAAAAAGGGAAAGATTGA
- a CDS encoding putative membrane protein, translating to MGKHYLEFKTSKTLYLSAVSFPIYIFHLPWINMFAYYIINWTPNQPLQIILIMCLSFVFTIATIEVIRRIKGFRFLFGIKG from the coding sequence ATGGGTAAACATTACCTAGAATTTAAAACCTCAAAAACACTCTACCTTTCAGCGGTATCATTCCCCATTTACATCTTCCATTTACCCTGGATCAACATGTTCGCCTATTACATCATAAACTGGACACCCAACCAGCCACTACAGATAATCCTAATCATGTGCCTCAGTTTCGTATTCACCATAGCCACCATCGAAGTAATTAGAAGAATCAAAGGATTCAGATTCCTCTTCGGGATCAAAGGCTAA
- a CDS encoding multifunctional 3-isopropylmalate dehydrogenase/D-malate dehydrogenase, producing MKKITVIPGDGIGKEVMEAALIVLDALNLDFKYEFAEAGHECFQKHGDTIPEETIKLVRKSDATLFGAVTTVPGEKSAIITLRRELDLFVNLRPVKSLPGVGGLYGGLDFVIVRENTEDLYVGLEEYTSEGAVAKRVITRRASRRISKFAFDYSLQEGRGKVTAVHKANVLKKTDGIFREEFYKVAEDYPQIEAEDFYVDAMAMYLIKKPQEFETIVTTNMFGDILSDEAAALVGGLGVAPSANIGEKTGIFEPVHGSAPRIAGKNIANPTAMILSTTLMLKHLNQRKQATLIEKALKKTLKKGIKTPDLGGKHTTRQVAKAIKEELLKISHNTSY from the coding sequence ATGAAAAAAATAACGGTCATACCTGGAGACGGCATAGGGAAAGAAGTGATGGAAGCAGCCCTCATAGTACTAGACGCATTAAACCTAGACTTCAAATACGAATTCGCAGAAGCCGGCCACGAATGCTTCCAAAAACATGGGGACACAATACCAGAAGAAACAATAAAACTTGTAAGAAAATCTGATGCAACACTATTCGGCGCGGTTACAACAGTACCCGGAGAAAAAAGCGCAATCATAACACTAAGACGTGAGTTGGATTTGTTTGTTAATTTGAGGCCTGTTAAGTCTTTGCCTGGTGTTGGTGGTTTGTATGGTGGTTTGGATTTTGTTATTGTTAGGGAGAATACCGAGGACTTGTATGTAGGCCTTGAAGAGTATACAAGTGAAGGTGCTGTTGCCAAGCGCGTTATTACCCGTCGGGCTTCTAGGCGTATTTCTAAGTTCGCTTTTGATTACAGTTTACAGGAGGGTCGAGGCAAGGTTACGGCAGTGCATAAAGCTAATGTTCTTAAAAAAACCGATGGGATATTCAGGGAAGAATTCTACAAGGTCGCGGAAGATTACCCGCAAATAGAAGCTGAAGACTTTTATGTTGATGCCATGGCAATGTACCTCATCAAAAAACCCCAGGAATTCGAAACCATTGTAACAACAAACATGTTCGGAGACATACTATCAGACGAAGCAGCAGCTCTAGTAGGAGGCCTTGGAGTGGCACCATCAGCCAACATCGGCGAAAAAACCGGAATATTCGAACCAGTACACGGATCAGCTCCCAGAATAGCTGGAAAAAACATAGCAAACCCCACAGCAATGATACTATCCACCACACTAATGCTAAAACACCTAAACCAGAGAAAACAGGCAACACTCATAGAAAAAGCCCTCAAAAAAACCCTCAAAAAAGGAATAAAAACACCAGACCTCGGAGGAAAACACACAACCAGACAAGTGGCAAAAGCGATAAAAGAAGAACTGCTAAAAATAAGCCACAATACCAGCTATTAG
- a CDS encoding PBS lyase HEAT domain protein repeat-containing protein, translating to MEKRENIERIIEKLEDEDELVRVQIMELLEEIGEPAVDPLIDALSHPNKLVRRGAARVLGNIGDPRAIKPLIDALGDDNKWVRREVSTALSKMGEKAFEPLLKALKDDDWRIRGAAAWAIGNLKDERAVEPLIELLDDESGFVRSGAAWALQNIGGEKVEAAMKRLKREGSSFAKRVASDYLEKR from the coding sequence ATGGAGAAAAGAGAGAACATTGAAAGGATAATAGAAAAATTGGAAGATGAAGACGAGCTTGTGAGAGTGCAAATTATGGAGTTACTGGAGGAGATAGGTGAACCTGCAGTAGACCCGCTTATAGATGCGCTTTCACATCCTAACAAGCTTGTGAGGAGGGGTGCTGCGAGGGTCCTTGGTAATATAGGGGATCCTAGGGCTATAAAGCCTCTTATAGATGCTTTGGGTGATGATAATAAATGGGTTAGGAGGGAAGTTTCAACAGCCCTTTCCAAGATGGGTGAGAAGGCATTCGAACCCTTACTTAAGGCTTTAAAGGACGATGATTGGAGGATTAGAGGTGCTGCTGCATGGGCGATCGGCAACTTGAAGGATGAAAGAGCAGTGGAACCCCTGATAGAACTTTTAGATGATGAAAGCGGTTTTGTGAGGAGTGGGGCTGCATGGGCCCTTCAGAACATAGGGGGTGAAAAGGTAGAGGCTGCTATGAAAAGATTAAAAAGAGAAGGTTCAAGTTTCGCGAAGAGAGTGGCATCAGATTATTTAGAGAAGAGATAG
- a CDS encoding malate dehydrogenase, whose protein sequence is MKVSIIGSTGRVGKSTALCLAEEETVSVLQLISRKESFERSKGELLDISDALAAKGVSVELETSSDIEDVHDSKIIIITAGVPRKPGMERDDLAPLNGRIVANYASRIGKFAPDSMILVVTNPVDVMTYVALKYSGFHPSRVFGLGNHLDSLRLKNYMARHFNVHVSEVHTRVIGQHGPYMVPLISSTSIGGIPLEYYSKRDYFSGYKRFDLKGTIEKVINAGSDIISRKGATEYGPAFAVSNIVKTILNDEKRILTVSTLLEGEVVGIRDVCLGVPVKLGKNGIEGIVPFLMDSYEREAFFKAAEVVGESTRDVMRILEEEGL, encoded by the coding sequence ATGAAGGTGAGTATTATAGGTTCGACTGGTAGGGTGGGGAAATCTACAGCTTTATGCCTTGCTGAGGAAGAGACTGTAAGTGTCTTACAACTTATTTCAAGGAAGGAAAGTTTTGAGCGCAGCAAGGGCGAGTTATTAGATATTAGTGATGCTTTGGCTGCGAAGGGTGTTTCTGTTGAATTGGAAACATCTTCGGATATTGAGGATGTTCATGATTCTAAGATTATTATTATAACGGCGGGGGTTCCAAGGAAGCCTGGGATGGAGAGGGATGATCTGGCTCCTTTGAATGGTCGTATAGTGGCCAATTATGCGAGTAGGATAGGGAAGTTTGCGCCTGATTCTATGATACTTGTTGTGACGAATCCTGTTGATGTTATGACATATGTGGCTCTTAAGTATTCTGGTTTTCATCCTAGTAGGGTTTTTGGTCTTGGGAATCACCTTGATTCTCTTAGGCTTAAGAATTATATGGCGAGGCATTTTAATGTGCATGTTAGTGAGGTTCACACGAGGGTTATAGGCCAGCATGGTCCTTATATGGTGCCTCTTATAAGTTCGACTTCTATTGGTGGTATACCTCTTGAATATTATTCTAAGAGGGATTATTTTTCTGGTTATAAGCGTTTTGATTTGAAGGGTACTATAGAGAAGGTTATAAATGCTGGTAGTGATATTATTAGTAGGAAGGGTGCGACTGAGTATGGTCCGGCTTTTGCTGTTTCTAATATTGTTAAGACTATTTTGAATGATGAGAAGAGGATATTAACTGTTTCTACTTTGCTTGAGGGTGAGGTTGTTGGTATAAGGGATGTTTGTCTTGGTGTTCCGGTTAAGCTTGGGAAGAATGGTATTGAGGGTATTGTACCGTTTCTTATGGATAGTTATGAGAGGGAGGCTTTCTTTAAAGCAGCTGAGGTTGTGGGGGAGTCTACTAGGGATGTGATGCGTATACTTGAAGAGGAGGGTTTATAG
- a CDS encoding pyridoxal phosphate synthase yaae subunit translates to MTKIGILNIQGDVSEHLEMTKKAIKNLKIEAESIKVKKKDEIKSCDALIISGGESTVIGKIMEKENIIKTIKKEKIPIMGTCAGMILLAKETDYKQPLLGIMDIKVQRNAFGRQKESFEKKIKILGKNFHGIFIRAPAVTKTGPGVEILSKLNNKIIAVKQGKNIALAFHPELGNNTLIHEHFIKEVI, encoded by the coding sequence ATGACAAAAATAGGAATACTAAACATCCAAGGTGACGTATCAGAACACCTCGAAATGACAAAAAAAGCAATAAAAAACCTGAAAATAGAAGCAGAATCAATAAAAGTGAAGAAAAAAGATGAAATAAAGTCATGCGACGCCCTAATAATCTCAGGTGGTGAAAGCACAGTCATCGGAAAAATCATGGAAAAAGAAAACATAATAAAAACCATAAAAAAAGAAAAAATACCCATAATGGGCACCTGCGCCGGGATGATACTCCTAGCAAAAGAAACAGATTACAAACAACCCCTACTAGGCATAATGGACATAAAAGTTCAAAGAAACGCCTTCGGAAGACAAAAAGAATCATTCGAAAAAAAAATAAAAATACTAGGCAAAAACTTCCACGGCATATTCATAAGAGCCCCAGCAGTCACAAAAACCGGACCAGGAGTAGAAATACTCTCAAAACTCAACAACAAAATAATAGCAGTAAAACAAGGAAAAAACATCGCACTAGCATTCCACCCAGAACTAGGCAACAACACCCTAATCCACGAACACTTTATAAAGGAGGTCATATAA
- a CDS encoding glutamate synthase, subunit 1, producing the protein MCGIAGIVYKDGKPHQAGKDMTKMLHALQHRGPDSAGFSIYGGLKLAKNEYLLNIEIKEKKDLLNKVKETIETTTKIKTEEKIQSIENYIIYRCKISLDSFSQLKPLIIEIDKIKDVTVLNGSHSFEMIKDVGSVLEIANRYDTWSKKGTHAIGHTRFSTESIVDRYHAHPFQSYIIPDITVVHNGQITNYWKIRDPLERKGHIFETTNDTECIVHYIADKLSNDYTLKEALEQSVKDMDGPFSYIVGTPKGIGIAKDQLGLRPGVMAEDDNIFAIASEEMALAEVVDTKHIEQIAPGEVRVYEL; encoded by the coding sequence TTGTGCGGCATAGCCGGAATAGTATACAAAGACGGTAAACCCCACCAAGCAGGAAAAGACATGACAAAAATGCTACACGCCCTACAACACAGAGGCCCGGACTCAGCAGGATTCTCAATCTACGGAGGACTAAAACTAGCCAAAAACGAATACCTACTCAACATAGAAATCAAAGAAAAAAAAGACCTACTAAACAAAGTCAAAGAAACAATAGAAACCACAACAAAAATAAAAACAGAAGAAAAAATACAATCCATAGAAAACTACATAATATACCGCTGCAAGATAAGCCTCGACTCATTCTCACAACTAAAACCCCTAATAATAGAAATAGACAAAATAAAAGACGTCACAGTACTCAACGGAAGCCACTCATTCGAAATGATAAAAGACGTCGGATCAGTCCTAGAAATAGCCAACCGCTATGACACATGGTCCAAAAAAGGCACACACGCCATAGGCCACACAAGATTCTCAACAGAAAGCATAGTAGACAGATACCACGCACACCCATTCCAAAGCTACATAATCCCAGACATAACCGTAGTTCATAACGGCCAAATAACAAACTACTGGAAAATAAGAGACCCCCTTGAAAGAAAAGGCCACATATTCGAAACAACAAACGACACCGAATGCATAGTACACTACATAGCAGACAAACTCTCAAATGATTACACACTCAAAGAAGCCCTAGAACAATCAGTAAAAGACATGGACGGCCCATTCTCATACATAGTCGGAACACCAAAAGGCATAGGAATAGCAAAAGACCAACTAGGCCTGCGACCAGGAGTAATGGCAGAAGACGACAATATCTTCGCCATAGCATCCGAAGAAATGGCCCTAGCAGAAGTAGTAGACACGAAACACATTGAACAGATAGCACCCGGCGAAGTAAGAGTCTACGAACTATAA
- a CDS encoding glutamate synthase, subunit 3 yields MKAIIDANGKTPREVNSKLKKLAKENDKIIIKNPNAMHYLAAGLTEKVEVIIDGSAGYFAGTMIHGPMIEIKGNAGWFPADNMTKGKITIHGSAGDGVGQGIYGGTVIVKEDAGSRTGEIMKNGTIIIGGNSGFMTGLYMMGGQIIVLGNLGKDAGESIIRGKIYVKGKIESLGKNAKTEKLTEKEKKELQKTLRENGFKLEKAEYDTFKKIIPRSKRPFYGKEAEEG; encoded by the coding sequence ATGAAAGCAATAATCGACGCAAATGGAAAAACCCCAAGAGAAGTTAACAGCAAACTCAAAAAACTAGCCAAAGAAAACGACAAGATAATCATAAAAAACCCAAATGCAATGCACTACCTTGCAGCAGGCCTCACAGAAAAAGTTGAAGTAATCATAGACGGATCAGCAGGATACTTCGCCGGTACAATGATACACGGGCCAATGATAGAAATAAAAGGAAACGCTGGATGGTTCCCAGCAGATAACATGACCAAGGGAAAAATCACAATCCATGGATCGGCAGGCGACGGTGTAGGCCAAGGCATATATGGCGGCACAGTCATCGTAAAAGAAGATGCCGGTTCAAGAACAGGAGAGATAATGAAAAACGGGACCATAATCATCGGGGGAAACTCAGGTTTCATGACAGGACTCTATATGATGGGTGGACAGATAATAGTCCTCGGAAACCTTGGAAAAGACGCTGGCGAATCCATAATACGCGGAAAAATCTATGTTAAAGGAAAAATAGAAAGCCTAGGTAAAAACGCCAAGACAGAAAAGCTAACAGAAAAAGAAAAAAAAGAACTCCAAAAAACACTAAGAGAAAACGGCTTCAAACTAGAAAAAGCCGAATATGACACATTCAAGAAGATAATACCGAGGAGTAAAAGGCCATTCTATGGCAAAGAAGCGGAGGAAGGATAA
- a CDS encoding coenzyme F420 hydrogenase: MDAKVAMVGTPCQITAATLMKDYESFIKKFPINLKIGLFCMENFSHKYLKLLLEKEGINLKEVIQCRIEGGAAKFHLNNGQTISIPLKKLKEAMRKSCQICMDYTAEQADISIGSVGSPKGWSTIIIRTEKGLKLFEEAEKNKYIKTKPIEDTGLKLIQKLAAGKKEKNLKEIKEREKIARPVMYWRVMPETEFLEEVTDYQFRDLKGDVIDIGACVLCGACLLSCPENIIKIEDRKPEIKGECPPACNACYIACPRTYVPDNIINHETAKKPLGDYIKIVAAKAPMFKGQDGGVVTALLAYALSQGIVDEVLVVDKDPQKPWKPTPKLTKEVEDVIKAAGTKYSACPIFKAMGGS; the protein is encoded by the coding sequence ATGGACGCCAAAGTTGCCATGGTCGGCACCCCCTGCCAGATAACAGCAGCAACCCTAATGAAAGACTATGAATCATTCATAAAAAAATTCCCCATAAACCTAAAAATAGGACTATTCTGCATGGAAAACTTCTCACACAAATACCTTAAACTTCTACTCGAAAAAGAAGGAATAAACCTAAAAGAAGTAATACAATGCAGAATCGAGGGCGGAGCCGCAAAATTCCACCTAAACAACGGCCAAACCATATCCATACCCCTCAAAAAACTAAAGGAAGCCATGCGTAAAAGCTGCCAAATCTGCATGGACTATACAGCAGAACAAGCCGACATCTCAATAGGCTCAGTAGGCTCACCCAAAGGATGGTCAACCATAATCATAAGAACAGAAAAAGGCCTGAAGCTCTTCGAAGAAGCCGAAAAAAACAAATATATCAAAACCAAACCCATAGAAGACACCGGACTCAAATTAATCCAAAAATTAGCCGCTGGGAAAAAAGAAAAAAACCTAAAAGAGATCAAAGAAAGGGAAAAAATAGCAAGACCAGTCATGTACTGGAGAGTGATGCCAGAAACAGAATTCCTAGAAGAAGTAACAGACTATCAGTTCAGAGACCTTAAAGGAGACGTTATCGATATAGGGGCCTGCGTGCTCTGCGGCGCATGCCTACTCTCCTGCCCAGAAAACATCATAAAAATAGAAGACAGAAAACCGGAAATAAAAGGAGAATGCCCACCAGCCTGTAACGCATGCTACATAGCCTGTCCAAGAACCTACGTACCAGACAACATAATAAACCATGAAACTGCAAAAAAACCACTCGGAGATTATATCAAGATAGTAGCGGCCAAAGCCCCAATGTTTAAAGGTCAAGACGGTGGAGTTGTAACAGCCCTACTAGCATATGCACTCTCACAGGGAATAGTGGACGAGGTCCTAGTAGTTGACAAGGACCCCCAAAAACCATGGAAACCCACCCCCAAACTTACAAAAGAAGTTGAAGAT